From one Triticum urartu cultivar G1812 chromosome 3, Tu2.1, whole genome shotgun sequence genomic stretch:
- the LOC125547673 gene encoding uncharacterized protein LOC125547673 yields MSPAVSLQSTMRPAAPGLGRQLHGSPPCHGPLLRPRRPRAMATVCCGAFRRDHYGGALVDEGMAVLRRRIREARMTETNYEAPPGWAAWEKRYYRAYVSDVSTLAGALQLLAMDTRPGVAAAVAALVLAGVPVSAVFALHLLGQAAGSVLHLVS; encoded by the coding sequence ATGTCGCCCGCCGTCTCATTGCAGTCGACGATGCGGCCAGCAGCCCCGGGACTTGGGCGCCAGCTGCACGGGTCGCCGCCCTGCCACGGTCCGCTGCTCCGACCGAGGAGGCCGCGGGCGATGGCGACGGTGTGCTGCGGTGCCTTCCGGCGGGACCACTACGGGGGCGCGCTGGTGGACGAGGGCATGGCGGTGCTCCGGCGGAGGATCCGGGAGGCGCGGATGACCGAGACCAACTACGAGGCGCCGCCGGGGTGGGCGGCCTGGGAGAAGCGCTACTACCGGGCGTACGTCTCTGATGTGTCCACGCTCGCCGGCGCTCTGCAGTTGCTGGCCATGGATACCAGGCCCGGCGTCGCGGCTGCTGTTGCCGCGCTGGTGCTCGCCGGCGTGCCGGTGTCCGCCGTCTTCGCGCTGCACCTCCTTGGGCAGGCGGCGGGATCCGTTTTGCACCTTGTTTCTTGA